The following coding sequences are from one Triticum aestivum cultivar Chinese Spring chromosome 5A, IWGSC CS RefSeq v2.1, whole genome shotgun sequence window:
- the LOC123106886 gene encoding uncharacterized protein, producing MAASSSSVRSRDRRQHLPLIMCPDCQEVRVETNICSKEGPNEGRRFYKCPIDSGPDKCGWFRWEDVYAGIIRRREARLRYGDPYGVQGSSQGMAGHATQTQPEQAPEIVRQQRTEQAQARGGRDCLFICLMVINMIFTLTILSRV from the exons ATGGCGGCTTCTTCTTCCTCAGTTCGTTCCAGAGATAGACGCCAACACCTGCCGCTCATCATGTGCCCTGATTGCCAGGAGGTCAGGGTGGAGACAAACATCTGCAGCAAAGAAGGGCCGAACGAGGGGAGGCGCTTCTACAAGTGCCCGATTGACAGT GGCCCAGACAAGTGCGGCTGGTTCAGGTGGGAAGATGTTTACGCCGGAATCATTCGGCGGAGGGAAGCTCGCCTGAGGTATGGAGACCCATACGGTGTCCAAGGTTCGAGCCAAGGTATGGCTGGACATGCTACGCAGACGCAGCCGGAGCAGGCACCCGAGATCGTCAGGCAGCAGCGGACTGAACAAGCACAGGCCAGGGGAGGCCGCGACTGTCTCTTCATCTGCCTCATGGTGATCAACATGATCTTCACCCTGACCATCCTTTCACGGGTGTGA
- the LOC123106887 gene encoding protein FLOWERINGUS T-like, which produces MSTSRNPLVVGNIVGEIIDHFDASAVLRLFYNNREMTSGSGLRPSQVAREPTVRITGSRGRNETSLYTLVMVDPDAPSPSNPSKREYLHWLVMDIPEGGDVSHGTEVVAYESPQPKAGIHRLAFIVFRQTVRQVIYAPGWRPNFNTRDFAACYCLGVPVAAAYFNCQREGGCGGRRCS; this is translated from the exons ATGAGCACGTCAAGGAATCCGCTGGTCGTCGGGAACATCGTCGGAGAAATCATCGACCACTTTGATGCTTCGGCGGTGCTGAGGCTGTTCTATAACAACCGCGAGATGACCAGTGGGTCTGGGCTGAGGCCGTCGCAGGTGGCCAGGGAGCCGACCGTCCGGATAACTGGCTCCCGGGGGCGCAATGAAACATCACTATACACGCTG GTGATGGTGGATCCTGATGCACCTAGTCCAAGCAACCCTTCCAAAAGGGAGTACCTCCATTG GTTAGTGATGGACATACCGGAAGGAGGTGATGTCAGTCATG GAACTGAGGTGGTGGCGTACGAGAGCCCGCAGCCCAAGGCGGGGATCCACCGCCTGGCGTTCATCGTGTTCCGGCAGACGGTGAGGCAGGTGATCTACGCGCCGGGGTGGCGCCCCAACTTCAACACCAGGGATTTCGCGGCGTGCTACTGCCTTGGCGTGCCGGTCGCCGCCGCCTACTTCAACTGCCAGAGGGAgggcggctgcggtggccggaggtgCAGCTGA